From the genome of Anaerolineae bacterium, one region includes:
- a CDS encoding undecaprenyl/decaprenyl-phosphate alpha-N-acetylglucosaminyl 1-phosphate transferase produces the protein MPDRTYVIVACVVFVCAFVLSVAVVPAAKWLSFRWNVVDRPRGRHQHRRPTPKLGGLSLYVSFTLAIILAQVLPVPRFDSWEWIRLAGLLLGGLFIFVFGLLDDLFEFGPLPQYFAQLAAAAIAVFFRIFIETFNNPFTGQQTDPWPFWVTVTLSLFWLGLMMNTVNWLDGVDGLAGGVVFIAALVLFANSVFRLDPPQLSVSLLPLALMGSVAGFLVFNFPPAKVFMGSNGAFFLGYTVGALSIIGGAKVATILLVMGLPLLDVAWQIVNRVVKGKNPGLGDRGHLHFRLIDAGLNPRVIVLGYYAFCAFFGGLALVTTSRFFKFVALVVMALLVSVGFLMLTRHSRQSSEP, from the coding sequence GTGCCCGACAGGACCTATGTGATTGTCGCCTGCGTTGTCTTTGTGTGCGCCTTTGTCCTGTCGGTGGCGGTAGTGCCTGCAGCCAAGTGGCTATCGTTCCGGTGGAACGTCGTCGATCGACCGCGCGGGAGACACCAGCATCGTCGACCCACACCCAAGCTGGGCGGCCTATCGCTATATGTCAGTTTCACGCTGGCGATTATCCTAGCTCAGGTTCTGCCAGTGCCACGGTTTGACTCCTGGGAGTGGATCCGGCTGGCCGGGTTGTTGCTGGGTGGGCTATTTATCTTCGTCTTCGGGCTGCTGGATGATCTTTTTGAGTTTGGCCCGTTGCCGCAGTATTTCGCCCAGCTTGCTGCAGCAGCCATCGCGGTATTCTTCCGGATTTTTATTGAGACGTTTAACAACCCGTTCACGGGACAGCAGACCGATCCCTGGCCATTCTGGGTGACGGTTACGCTGAGTCTGTTCTGGCTTGGCCTGATGATGAACACCGTCAACTGGCTGGATGGTGTAGACGGTCTGGCGGGCGGGGTGGTGTTCATCGCCGCGCTGGTGCTCTTCGCTAACTCGGTATTCAGACTCGACCCGCCACAGTTAAGCGTGAGTCTCCTGCCGTTGGCGCTGATGGGCAGTGTGGCTGGATTCCTGGTGTTCAATTTCCCGCCGGCCAAAGTCTTTATGGGGTCCAATGGGGCATTTTTCCTGGGCTACACAGTTGGGGCATTGAGCATCATCGGTGGGGCCAAGGTGGCAACGATTCTGCTGGTGATGGGACTGCCCCTGCTTGATGTGGCATGGCAGATTGTGAATCGTGTAGTGAAGGGCAAGAATCCGGGGCTGGGTGATCGCGGGCATCTCCATTTCCGCCTGATCGATGCAGGTCTCAACCCCCGTGTGATTGTGCTGGGATACTACGCTTTCTGTGCGTTCTTCGGCGGCCTGGCCCTGGTGACAACCAGCCGTTTCTTCAAGTTTGTGGCGCTGGTGGTGATGGCGCTGCTGGTCAGTGTGGGGTTTCTGATGCTGACCCGGCATTCCCGGCAATCGTCAGAACCGTGA
- a CDS encoding phosphoglycerate kinase, whose translation MNKKTIRDVDLKGKRVLVRVDFNVPLQDGEVTDDTRIRAAIPTLKYILDQKPRSVILMSHLGRPKDAPDPAYTLRPVVPVLSKLLGVQVFFAEDCVGPKAIEAANALPEGGVLMLENTRFHVEEKKNNLDFAKELAKLGDIYVNDAFGSAHRAHASTEGVTHFLPAVAGFLLEKEIEFLSNAIANPVRPFVAILGGAKVGDKIGVIEALLGKVDTLIIGGGMANTFRKAQGYPMGNSLVDEEALDLAKGLLAKGGSKLRFPVDVVVADAFDNNANTKIVKIEEEGGVPEGWEVLDIGPESIKNFEQILRTAKTVVWNGPVGVFEMENFARGTREIARILSEITATGAKTIIGGGDSAAAVAQAGYEDRMTHISTGGGASLEMLEGKVLPGVAALLDR comes from the coding sequence ATGAACAAGAAGACTATCCGCGATGTCGACCTGAAGGGCAAGCGTGTCCTCGTACGGGTCGATTTCAACGTCCCGCTTCAGGACGGTGAAGTCACCGATGACACGCGCATCCGTGCGGCCATCCCCACCCTGAAATACATCCTCGACCAGAAGCCGCGTTCCGTGATTCTGATGTCCCACCTGGGCCGGCCCAAGGACGCCCCCGATCCTGCCTACACCCTGCGCCCGGTGGTTCCGGTCCTCAGCAAGTTGCTGGGCGTTCAGGTGTTCTTTGCCGAAGACTGTGTCGGACCAAAGGCCATCGAAGCCGCCAATGCCCTGCCGGAAGGCGGCGTACTCATGCTGGAAAACACCCGCTTTCACGTCGAGGAAAAGAAGAACAACCTTGACTTCGCCAAAGAACTGGCCAAACTCGGCGACATCTACGTCAATGACGCCTTCGGCAGCGCCCACCGCGCCCATGCCTCAACTGAGGGTGTGACCCATTTCCTGCCCGCTGTTGCCGGCTTCCTGCTGGAAAAGGAAATCGAGTTCCTCAGCAATGCCATCGCCAACCCGGTTCGGCCTTTTGTCGCTATCCTCGGCGGGGCTAAGGTGGGCGACAAGATCGGCGTCATCGAGGCCCTGCTGGGCAAAGTCGACACGCTGATCATCGGTGGCGGTATGGCCAACACCTTCCGCAAGGCGCAGGGCTATCCGATGGGCAACTCGCTGGTCGACGAAGAGGCGCTTGACCTGGCTAAGGGCCTGCTGGCTAAGGGCGGCTCCAAACTCCGCTTCCCGGTGGACGTTGTTGTGGCCGACGCGTTCGATAACAACGCCAATACCAAGATCGTCAAGATCGAAGAGGAAGGCGGCGTGCCGGAAGGCTGGGAAGTCCTGGACATCGGCCCCGAATCGATCAAGAACTTCGAGCAAATTCTCCGTACTGCCAAGACCGTCGTCTGGAACGGGCCGGTAGGCGTCTTTGAGATGGAGAACTTTGCCCGCGGTACCCGCGAGATTGCGCGTATCCTCAGTGAAATCACCGCAACCGGCGCCAAGACGATTATCGGCGGCGGCGACTCTGCCGCGGCTGTCGCCCAGGCTGGCTATGAAGATCGCATGACCCACATCTCAACCGGCGGCGGTGCTAGCCTGGAGATGCTGGAAGGTAAAGTCCTGCCTGGCGTTGCCGCTCTGCTGGACCGCTAA
- a CDS encoding MoxR family ATPase — MNIVQRVAEQIINNVSNVIIGKRNEIRLTTLGLLCNGHILIEDVPGVGKTMMARALAKSIGCTFSRIQFTPDMLPTDVTGVSVYNQKTMEFEFRPGPIMAQIVLSDEINRATPKTQAALLEAMEEHQITVDGRTYRLGPPFLVLATQNPIEYEGTFPLPEAQLDRFLLRIELGYPSPQEEIAMLDSQQYEHPVNLIQQVVSVQELLAAQQAIRDVYLAPEIKQYIIDLVTATRRHPDVYLGASPRGALALYRTAQARAASVGHDYVQPDDIKALAEATLAHRIIVGPTARIRDISAQAIVRDILATVPVPGATIGARR, encoded by the coding sequence ATGAATATTGTGCAGAGGGTAGCAGAGCAAATCATCAACAACGTCAGCAATGTGATTATCGGCAAGCGCAACGAGATCCGTCTGACCACGCTCGGCCTGCTCTGCAATGGTCACATTCTCATCGAAGATGTTCCCGGTGTGGGCAAAACGATGATGGCCCGCGCACTGGCAAAGTCAATCGGGTGTACCTTCAGCCGTATTCAGTTCACGCCGGACATGCTCCCCACCGATGTCACGGGCGTCTCGGTGTACAACCAGAAGACAATGGAGTTTGAGTTTCGCCCCGGACCGATCATGGCGCAGATCGTGCTCTCCGACGAAATTAACCGCGCTACGCCGAAAACCCAGGCTGCCCTCCTGGAGGCGATGGAAGAGCACCAGATCACAGTTGATGGTCGAACCTATCGTCTGGGGCCTCCCTTCTTGGTGTTGGCGACTCAGAATCCCATCGAGTACGAAGGGACGTTTCCCCTCCCTGAGGCACAGCTGGATCGTTTTCTACTGCGCATCGAGCTGGGCTACCCGTCTCCTCAGGAAGAGATCGCCATGCTGGATTCGCAGCAGTACGAACATCCGGTGAATCTCATCCAGCAGGTTGTCAGTGTGCAGGAGCTTCTGGCTGCCCAGCAGGCCATCCGTGATGTGTATCTTGCGCCAGAAATCAAGCAGTACATCATTGATCTGGTCACGGCTACCCGTCGCCACCCGGATGTCTATCTGGGCGCCAGCCCGCGCGGTGCTCTGGCTCTCTACCGTACCGCGCAGGCCCGGGCGGCCAGTGTTGGCCACGACTACGTCCAGCCTGATGACATCAAAGCTCTGGCGGAAGCTACCCTTGCTCACCGGATCATTGTTGGCCCTACAGCGCGGATTCGAGATATCTCCGCTCAGGCGATTGTCCGGGACATCCTTGCCACAGTGCCGGTGCCAGGCGCGACCATCGGGGCGCGGCGCTGA
- a CDS encoding YvcK family protein has protein sequence MLERPRWLFLLGMGVIFLIIALAEPLGALYQVQPATDIVSVILLRPLPAVFRMLLASAIGVILLGAAIVMLRRTMETAALQPQTHLEPTGERDHVQRGLKVVAIGGGTGLPSVLRGMKHLTGNLTAIVTVADNGGSSGRLRRAMGILPPGDLRNNIAALADDEDLMTQLFQYRFSSGDLDGHSFGNLFITALSDITGSMEQALQETERVLAVQGSVLPATLDDITLCGEIWHPQDNTLHQITGESQITELGGRIERVYLQPPHARAYPKSVQAILAADLVVIGPGSLFTSILPTLLIDGIAEAIRASNALRVYVCNVATQPGETDGFTVAEHVLALERHVGPRLFHLVVANNHFPQENAGENTHYVLPADAHHEIVHRYGIVYADLTDTLYPWRHDPTKLANVLSAAYANYQATRQGVA, from the coding sequence TTGCTCGAACGACCACGCTGGTTGTTCCTGCTTGGAATGGGGGTGATCTTCCTGATCATCGCGCTGGCAGAGCCACTTGGCGCGCTTTATCAGGTACAGCCAGCCACTGACATCGTCTCGGTTATTCTACTGAGACCTCTTCCTGCTGTGTTCCGTATGCTGCTGGCCAGCGCAATTGGGGTCATATTGCTTGGAGCAGCGATAGTGATGCTGCGTCGCACCATGGAGACGGCGGCTTTGCAGCCGCAGACGCACCTGGAACCGACCGGAGAGCGCGACCACGTACAACGCGGCTTGAAGGTGGTGGCAATCGGCGGCGGAACAGGGCTGCCCAGCGTGCTCAGAGGCATGAAACACCTGACCGGCAATCTTACCGCCATCGTCACAGTAGCCGATAACGGTGGGAGTTCCGGTCGGCTTCGCCGCGCGATGGGCATCCTGCCGCCGGGCGACCTGCGCAACAACATTGCAGCGTTGGCTGATGATGAGGATCTAATGACGCAGCTCTTTCAGTATCGCTTCAGTTCAGGCGACCTGGATGGCCATAGCTTTGGCAATCTCTTCATCACCGCCCTGTCCGACATCACCGGCAGTATGGAACAGGCCCTGCAGGAAACCGAGCGCGTGCTGGCCGTTCAGGGGAGTGTCCTGCCTGCAACCCTGGATGACATCACACTCTGTGGCGAGATCTGGCATCCGCAGGATAACACGCTGCACCAGATTACCGGCGAATCCCAGATCACCGAACTTGGTGGTCGCATCGAGCGGGTCTACCTGCAGCCGCCCCATGCCCGCGCCTATCCAAAGAGCGTGCAGGCCATTCTTGCCGCTGACCTTGTCGTCATTGGGCCGGGTAGTCTGTTCACCAGTATTCTGCCCACACTCTTGATCGACGGGATTGCTGAGGCGATCCGGGCCAGCAATGCGCTGCGTGTGTACGTCTGCAATGTTGCAACCCAGCCCGGCGAGACCGACGGTTTCACAGTTGCGGAGCACGTGTTGGCACTGGAGAGGCACGTTGGGCCGCGCCTGTTCCATCTTGTCGTGGCTAACAACCACTTCCCGCAGGAAAATGCGGGCGAGAATACCCATTACGTGTTGCCAGCAGATGCTCATCACGAAATCGTCCATCGCTACGGCATTGTCTATGCAGACCTTACCGACACGCTCTATCCCTGGCGGCACGATCCAACCAAGCTGGCAAATGTACTATCCGCCGCCTATGCCAACTACCAGGCCACCCGGCAAGGGGTCGCCTGA
- the gap gene encoding type I glyceraldehyde-3-phosphate dehydrogenase translates to MAVRIGINGFGRIGRQVLRIAFESYPDAEIVAFNDLGDVNTMAHLLRYDSNYGKFPGTVEVDGGNLIVNGKVIKGYTEKDPAKLPWKDLGVDVVIESTGVFTSREKCQPHIDAGAKKVIISAPAKGEVDRTIVIGVNDKDYNPATDHIVSNASCTTNCLAPAVKVVHDAFGVNRGVITTIHAYTNDQRILDLPHKDLRRARAAAMNMIPTSTGAAKAVALVIPELKGKFNGIAVRVPTSTVSLVDGVFELAREATTEEVKAAFKKAAEGELKGILAYTDEPLVSSDFKGDPHSSIVDGEFTAVYNGNMLKLLAWYDNEWGYSVRTVELALLMGKNL, encoded by the coding sequence ATGGCTGTCCGAATCGGTATCAATGGCTTTGGCCGCATTGGGCGCCAGGTGCTGCGCATCGCATTCGAATCGTATCCGGATGCGGAGATCGTAGCCTTCAACGACCTGGGTGACGTCAACACCATGGCGCATCTGCTGCGCTATGACTCCAACTACGGCAAGTTCCCCGGCACGGTGGAAGTCGACGGCGGCAATCTGATTGTCAACGGCAAAGTCATCAAGGGCTACACGGAAAAAGACCCCGCCAAGCTACCCTGGAAGGACCTCGGTGTCGACGTCGTGATCGAGAGCACCGGTGTGTTCACCAGCCGCGAAAAGTGCCAGCCGCATATCGACGCTGGTGCCAAGAAGGTTATCATCTCTGCCCCGGCCAAGGGCGAAGTTGACCGCACCATCGTGATCGGCGTCAACGACAAGGATTACAATCCAGCAACTGATCACATCGTGTCCAACGCTTCCTGCACCACCAACTGCCTGGCTCCCGCCGTCAAGGTCGTCCATGATGCCTTCGGCGTCAACCGCGGCGTGATCACCACCATTCATGCCTACACCAACGATCAGCGTATCCTGGACCTGCCCCACAAGGACCTCCGCCGCGCCCGCGCCGCAGCCATGAACATGATCCCTACCTCCACCGGCGCGGCCAAGGCGGTTGCCCTGGTTATCCCCGAGCTCAAGGGCAAATTCAACGGTATCGCTGTGCGCGTCCCTACCTCAACTGTTTCGCTGGTTGACGGTGTCTTCGAACTAGCCAGGGAAGCTACAACCGAGGAAGTCAAGGCCGCCTTTAAGAAAGCTGCCGAGGGCGAACTGAAGGGCATCCTGGCTTACACAGATGAGCCGCTGGTCTCCTCCGACTTCAAGGGTGACCCGCACTCAAGTATCGTGGACGGGGAATTCACCGCGGTCTACAACGGCAATATGCTCAAGCTGCTGGCCTGGTACGACAACGAATGGGGTTACTCGGTCCGCACCGTTGAGCTGGCCCTCCTGATGGGCAAGAACCTCTAG
- a CDS encoding 2,3-bisphosphoglycerate-independent phosphoglycerate mutase, with protein MASFELIRRLAKSNGGKILLLVMDGLGGLPREQGGPTELEAAHTPNMDRLAQEGAVGLSIPVARGISPGSGPAHLALFGYDPVEFEVGRGVLSAFGVGLELGPTDVAARGNFCTVDANGLITDRRAGRIPTEVGEQMIALLRGIKLPGVEIELSVEKEYRFVFVLRGEGLNAAVSDTDPQATGVAPLPARALRPEAASTADLINQWIDRAREVLKDQHPANMLTLRGFAMDPNLPKMQDVFKLKPACVAVYPMYKGVSKLVGMDVIQTGDHDSTEDEFRKAAEIWDQYDFVFCHIKYTDSRGEDGNFDAKVKVIEGVDAALPILLDLKPDVLIITGDHSTPASYKAHSWHPVPTLLWAPGVILPDRAQAFGERECLVGGLGQFPATDLMPLALAHARRLEKFGA; from the coding sequence ATGGCTAGTTTTGAATTGATACGTCGTCTGGCCAAGAGCAACGGCGGGAAGATCCTGCTGCTTGTCATGGATGGCCTGGGCGGTTTGCCGCGCGAACAGGGCGGGCCGACTGAACTGGAAGCAGCCCATACGCCCAACATGGATCGCCTGGCGCAGGAAGGGGCGGTGGGCCTGAGCATTCCTGTGGCGAGAGGAATCTCTCCGGGGAGTGGCCCGGCGCATCTGGCGCTCTTTGGCTATGATCCGGTTGAGTTTGAAGTGGGGCGGGGGGTTCTGTCCGCTTTTGGCGTGGGGTTGGAGCTTGGGCCGACGGATGTTGCGGCACGCGGCAATTTCTGTACGGTTGATGCCAATGGCTTGATCACCGATCGCCGGGCCGGGCGTATCCCGACCGAGGTCGGTGAGCAAATGATCGCATTGCTGCGCGGTATCAAGCTGCCCGGTGTGGAGATCGAACTGAGTGTTGAGAAGGAATACCGATTTGTTTTCGTGCTGCGGGGTGAAGGGCTGAACGCGGCGGTTAGTGACACCGATCCGCAGGCTACCGGCGTGGCGCCGTTGCCCGCCAGAGCATTGCGGCCAGAAGCCGCCTCTACGGCTGACCTGATCAACCAGTGGATCGACCGGGCCAGGGAAGTGCTCAAGGATCAACATCCCGCGAACATGCTTACGCTCCGCGGCTTTGCCATGGACCCAAACCTGCCCAAGATGCAGGATGTCTTCAAGCTCAAGCCAGCGTGTGTAGCGGTCTATCCCATGTACAAGGGCGTGAGCAAACTGGTCGGGATGGACGTGATCCAGACAGGAGATCACGACAGCACAGAAGATGAATTTCGCAAGGCCGCCGAGATCTGGGATCAGTATGACTTCGTGTTCTGCCATATCAAGTACACAGATAGCCGGGGTGAGGACGGCAACTTCGACGCCAAGGTGAAGGTGATCGAGGGGGTCGATGCGGCGCTGCCTATTCTGCTTGATCTCAAACCGGATGTGCTGATTATCACCGGCGACCATTCGACACCGGCAAGCTATAAAGCACATAGCTGGCATCCTGTGCCAACACTGCTATGGGCGCCGGGGGTGATTCTGCCCGATCGCGCTCAGGCGTTCGGGGAGCGGGAGTGTCTGGTAGGGGGCCTGGGGCAGTTCCCCGCGACCGATCTAATGCCGCTGGCGCTGGCTCATGCCCGGCGGCTGGAGAAGTTTGGGGCCTAA
- a CDS encoding fused MFS/spermidine synthase, producing MGVVSSRFSTFLLFLTVLLSGVVTLGIELSASRLLGSAFGTGNLVWASVIGLVLLYLAAGYFYGGRLADRSPAPLQLYGLVAWAGLLSGLVPYMARVIVPAVGGLSLPLVVAVPSVVMVLFAVPVSVLGCVPLYAIRLVLVDAGQAGRYAGQVYAWSTVGSVLGALVPVLYMLPVLGVTATFGVLGGLLLAVAILGVWVHGGSRSLGRVAWMPVLLLLVWGISVLGGL from the coding sequence ATGGGTGTTGTGTCTTCTCGATTCTCTACTTTCTTGCTCTTTCTGACGGTGCTGCTCAGTGGAGTGGTGACGCTGGGTATAGAACTCTCAGCGTCCCGATTGCTGGGGAGTGCCTTTGGCACTGGCAATCTGGTGTGGGCAAGTGTGATTGGTCTGGTTCTGCTGTATCTGGCAGCAGGCTACTTTTATGGGGGGCGTCTGGCTGATCGTTCTCCGGCTCCGCTTCAATTATATGGGCTTGTGGCTTGGGCGGGGCTGTTGAGCGGACTTGTGCCGTATATGGCGCGGGTCATTGTGCCGGCTGTTGGTGGGCTGTCTCTGCCGCTGGTGGTTGCGGTCCCTTCAGTGGTGATGGTGTTGTTTGCTGTTCCTGTGTCGGTGTTGGGCTGTGTACCGCTATATGCGATTCGGCTTGTTCTTGTGGATGCTGGGCAGGCGGGTCGTTATGCGGGTCAGGTCTATGCATGGTCTACAGTGGGAAGTGTGCTGGGAGCGTTGGTTCCTGTGCTCTATATGCTGCCTGTTCTTGGTGTAACAGCGACATTTGGTGTTCTGGGTGGGTTATTGTTGGCTGTTGCCATTTTGGGTGTGTGGGTGCACGGCGGTAGCCGATCGCTTGGGCGTGTTGCTTGGATGCCGGTGTTGCTTTTGTTGGTATGGGGAATTTCGGTGTTGGGAGGGCTGTGA
- a CDS encoding triose-phosphate isomerase, which translates to MRIPIIAGNWKMYKTPAEAEAFVRELAPKLAPYSNVERVVCPPYLAIPAVRSALQGTAIKVGAQDVHWENEGAYTGRVSPLMLKNWVEYVIIGHSECRRDLGDTDEIVNKKVKAALAHGLTPIIACGESLQQNEAGETRAFVSQQIHGAYAGLSAEQALKTVVAYEPIWAIGTGRNATASQANDIIGGVVRRTLADLYGNEIAQQIRIQYGGSVKPDNMAEYIAQSDIDGALVGGASLKVDSFVELIRITAETVK; encoded by the coding sequence ATGCGCATTCCGATCATTGCGGGCAACTGGAAGATGTACAAGACTCCCGCTGAAGCTGAGGCATTTGTGCGGGAGCTTGCGCCGAAACTGGCGCCGTATTCCAACGTGGAGCGGGTAGTCTGCCCACCCTACCTAGCTATCCCTGCCGTGCGGTCCGCCCTGCAGGGCACAGCCATCAAAGTTGGCGCCCAAGACGTACATTGGGAGAACGAAGGAGCATACACAGGCCGCGTGTCGCCGCTAATGCTTAAGAATTGGGTGGAGTATGTCATCATCGGTCACTCTGAATGTCGGCGCGATCTTGGCGACACCGATGAGATCGTTAACAAGAAGGTCAAGGCCGCCCTCGCCCACGGCCTGACCCCAATCATCGCCTGTGGTGAAAGCCTCCAGCAAAATGAAGCCGGAGAAACAAGAGCCTTCGTAAGCCAGCAAATCCATGGCGCTTACGCTGGCCTCAGCGCTGAGCAGGCCCTGAAGACTGTTGTCGCCTATGAGCCAATCTGGGCCATCGGTACAGGCCGCAATGCCACCGCCAGCCAGGCCAACGACATCATTGGCGGCGTTGTCCGCAGGACATTAGCCGACCTGTATGGAAACGAGATTGCCCAGCAGATTCGCATACAGTACGGCGGGAGCGTCAAACCGGATAACATGGCCGAGTATATCGCCCAATCAGACATTGACGGCGCTCTCGTGGGCGGCGCCTCGCTCAAGGTAGACTCATTTGTTGAGCTTATCCGCATCACAGCGGAAACGGTCAAATAG
- a CDS encoding DUF58 domain-containing protein, with protein sequence MSNRRIAIYILLIAVLLAGLLSGRPIMFTIAYVLGGLLLASFVLSWAGVSWVRIRRRTVARRAQVGNEFGERFEVMNTGLLPKLWLEVLDHSTLPGYHASQVVPALLPKARYRWETRTICTVRGEYQLGPVTVASGDPFGLFRLTRTVAATSKIIVYPATIPIDDFALPSGLLSGGDAQRRRTHFVTTNAAGVRDYAPGDSFNRIHWRSTARKSRLLVKEFELDPLADVWIFLDLSASSLVELPGARAYSAGFDYAVTPFYLPPSTEEYGVIIAASIARHFLDKGRNLGLVTYGPHREVLHADRSQRQLGQILELLAVVKSGSDFDLEHMLSLNTEYLGRGTTVILITADQTEGWVREAHTLSRRGIRLVAVLLDPVSFGGTVDTTATQARLATFHVPTYVVRAGDDLSAVLSQPLY encoded by the coding sequence ATGAGTAACCGACGTATCGCGATCTACATCCTGCTGATAGCTGTACTGCTGGCAGGTCTGCTGAGCGGTCGTCCGATCATGTTCACGATCGCGTATGTACTCGGCGGACTGTTGCTGGCGTCGTTTGTGCTTTCATGGGCAGGTGTGTCGTGGGTGCGGATCAGGCGGCGTACAGTTGCGCGGCGTGCTCAGGTTGGCAACGAGTTTGGTGAGCGTTTTGAAGTTATGAACACTGGTCTCCTGCCCAAACTATGGCTGGAGGTCCTGGATCACTCGACTTTGCCGGGCTACCATGCCAGTCAGGTGGTACCGGCATTGCTTCCAAAGGCGCGTTACCGGTGGGAGACCAGGACTATCTGCACAGTGCGCGGAGAATATCAACTGGGGCCGGTGACGGTGGCCAGCGGTGATCCGTTCGGGTTGTTCCGTCTTACGCGTACTGTTGCTGCAACCTCAAAGATCATTGTCTACCCGGCTACGATTCCTATTGATGATTTCGCCTTGCCTAGCGGCCTTCTTTCCGGCGGTGATGCTCAGCGGCGGCGGACACACTTTGTAACTACCAATGCGGCTGGGGTTCGCGACTATGCACCCGGTGATAGTTTCAACCGGATTCACTGGCGTAGCACAGCTCGTAAGAGCCGCCTGCTGGTCAAGGAATTTGAGCTGGATCCACTGGCGGATGTGTGGATCTTTCTCGATCTCTCAGCTAGTTCGCTGGTCGAGTTGCCTGGCGCTCGCGCTTATAGTGCCGGTTTTGACTACGCGGTGACTCCTTTCTATCTCCCTCCATCTACGGAGGAGTATGGTGTTATTATTGCAGCTTCGATTGCCCGGCATTTTCTTGATAAGGGGCGTAATCTGGGTCTGGTCACGTATGGGCCGCACCGCGAAGTGCTGCATGCTGATCGCAGCCAGCGCCAACTTGGTCAGATTCTGGAACTGCTGGCAGTGGTCAAGAGTGGTAGCGACTTCGATCTGGAGCACATGCTCAGTCTCAATACAGAGTATCTGGGACGCGGGACGACCGTCATCCTGATTACCGCTGATCAGACCGAAGGTTGGGTGCGAGAGGCACATACGCTTTCCCGGCGTGGCATTCGCCTGGTTGCTGTCCTGCTTGATCCGGTTAGCTTTGGCGGTACTGTGGATACTACTGCTACGCAGGCTCGCCTGGCGACGTTTCATGTGCCTACTTATGTTGTACGTGCAGGAGACGATCTCTCCGCTGTGTTGAGTCAGCCTCTGTACTAG
- a CDS encoding DUF1461 domain-containing protein: protein MVPVVRYLALGVVVAVPVGLLVVGVQLALTEGYMALEYGRSDFPPDGYGFTFEERLAYAVETVGCLRAGGWSSACLMAMSFSGGVALYNARELRHLEDVVLALRGVFGVGVVLFVFSVVCVVVFVFGDMTTRIVLLKAISQGGILMLSVLAVLLGLAVLRWDQFFEGFHHLFFADGTWRFEYSDTLIRLFPEKFWFDTALNLGLFTAAGAIALIAISSWALRRISRQHPDGQDAAG, encoded by the coding sequence ATGGTGCCTGTGGTGCGGTATCTGGCGCTGGGTGTTGTTGTTGCGGTGCCGGTGGGGTTGCTTGTTGTCGGAGTTCAACTGGCGCTGACTGAGGGGTATATGGCTTTGGAGTATGGTCGGTCGGATTTTCCGCCGGATGGCTATGGGTTTACGTTTGAGGAGCGCTTGGCTTATGCTGTGGAAACTGTTGGGTGTCTTCGTGCTGGTGGGTGGAGTTCTGCGTGTTTGATGGCTATGAGTTTTTCTGGTGGTGTGGCGCTGTATAATGCGCGGGAGTTGCGTCATTTGGAGGATGTGGTGTTGGCTTTGAGGGGTGTTTTTGGTGTTGGTGTTGTGTTGTTTGTGTTTTCTGTGGTGTGTGTTGTGGTGTTTGTGTTTGGGGATATGACTACACGAATTGTGTTACTCAAGGCCATTAGCCAGGGTGGCATTCTAATGCTCAGCGTCCTGGCTGTACTGCTTGGTTTGGCTGTCCTTCGCTGGGATCAGTTCTTCGAGGGATTTCACCACCTCTTCTTTGCCGATGGCACGTGGCGCTTCGAGTATTCAGACACACTTATTCGCCTCTTCCCGGAGAAGTTCTGGTTCGATACGGCTCTCAATCTTGGCCTGTTTACCGCGGCAGGAGCGATCGCATTGATCGCAATCAGTTCCTGGGCACTACGGAGAATCAGCCGACAGCATCCTGACGGCCAGGACGCTGCCGGCTGA